DNA sequence from the Arthrobacter crystallopoietes genome:
AGCGCGCTGGAAGCCTGCTTTGAACGCGTTTGCCATCACCTTCAGCGACCGGTTCCCGACCGCTGAAAGCTACTAATGGAAACCGCCGGATACACCGTTAATGGGATAGTCCCGCGGTTTGCGGCAGTGAAAAGCTGTGCGTCACCAGGCCCTCCAGGTTGATCCGGCCGGACGAAACCAGGGCGATGCCCAGGGGCCAGGTGTTGTTGTACCGGTTCACCATGGAGATGGTGATTTCTTTCCAATTGAGGATGGACAGCGGCAGCGGCACCTCTTCGGTCTTGGCAATGCCGATGACAGCGGCCCGCCCGGCCTCGTGCAGCCGGCCCAGCGCGGAGGCGAGGACGCCATTTGCACCCGAGCATTCCAGCAGTACGTCGAAGGTCCGCGAGGTCGACGCGTCGCTTTTCTCCACCATGAACCCATGGTCGGCGGCGATACCGAGCCGGTAGTCGGAGATGTCCGTCAAAGTGACGCTGCCCGCGCCGAGCGCCCGCGCAGCTTCGGCGGCGAGCAGGCCGACCGGTCCGACGCCGGTGATCAGCACGTCGTCTCCGGCCTGGAGGTTCGCCCGCTGGCAGCCCCACAGTCCCACGGACAGCGGCTCGATCAGCGCGCCGTCCTCGTAGCTCATCGAATCAGGGATCGGGAAGTAGCAGCGGGCATCCATGGCCAGGTATTGCAGCAGTGCACCGTCGTAGGGCGGGGTGGCCAGGAACTCCAGATTGGGGCAGAGATGGTAGCGTCCCGCGCGGCATTCTTCGCAGCTGCGGTCCGGCGTGCCCGGTTCCACTGCCACCCGGTCTCCAATGCGGACATTTTCGACTCCTTCGCCGACGGCCACCACCTCGCCGGCAACCTCGTGGCCCAGGATGAACGGGCCGTCGACGACGAACGGGCCGATCTTTCCGTAGCGGTAGTAGGCGACGTCGGAGCCGCAGACCCCTACGGCTTCTACACGGATCACGGCCTGACCGGGAGCGGGATCCGGCGTCGGGCGTTCCTGAATCTCGATGCTGTTCAAGCCGGTCATCACGGCGGCGGCATTGCCCATCTACGACTCCTTTGAAGCAGTCACTGGGTGAAAGGGTCCCGCTTGAACATGTGATTCAAGGCACATGCACACGCATATGCTAACCCCGGCGGAGGCACCACGGCTATGAAATCGCAGGTGGGACTTTCGGCGGGGGACAGCCGAACGTAACCATCCCGAAAACTAGGGGTGCAGGTGTCCTTCGTCCGGGGCTTACCGGTCAGGTGAATGGACTGGACACTAGGTATAGCCGTCCCAGCAGCGAAGATTCCCGAAGGGACGGCCGGTCGAGCCGGAGCCTACGTTTCCCAACCCGCAGGCTCCGGCTCGACACCCGTTATTGCCTGAGTCCGGCTGGCACATTCGAGCATGATCGAGATGGCGCCCCCGCCTGAACCGCAAAATTGGCGAGGGCACTTCATCCCGTTCCTGGCGCGTGACTTCTCGGACGCCGGTGGAACCTGGGTCGTATAGTCCGCCGGGCTGGCCGCACCCGCGCTGGTGCTCCTCCGCCGACACCCGACGGCGGCAGGGGGAGTGGGAGCCCAACCCCTTCCGGGAGTATTCTCTCCCTAGTCCGGTGGGAAGCCGGCATGCTGGAAGCGGAGCGATGGCGTCTCGTAACAGGTTTGTCTTCCCTTAGATTGGGACCGAGCATCACCACCACAAAAGGGGTGAAGGTGAGTACGAGGACGATAACGTAAAGAGTAATTTCCATGTCGAGCTCCTGCCCTTGGCATCAGGTTAAGCGCCAAAAACACGGTGCACAAGGGGCTAATTCGCAGGCCAAAGTAGCCGCTCTGCGGCAACGAATCCGACCTCCAGATGTGACCATTAGCAGGGGAGCCAGCAGCCAATTTTCCAGACGCTGGGGACGCCCCGGCTCAGTCCCTCCCGTAGAGCACGTCGACGATCCGCAGCATGATCGATGCGATGTCGGCCGGGTTCACGGCTCCAGGGGCGGCCGCCGTGATGCCGCGGTTGATTTCGCGTGACAGGGCCTCTTCCGAGGAGATGCCGGGCGGGAGCCGCATCAACCACACGAAGCCGCGAGGGGGTGCCGGTACGCCGGCGTCCCGGAGATAGTCCTCCACACTCTCGTCGATGGTCTGCCGGTCATGTACCGTGAACGGTTCCATTCGGGTTTCGGTGACGCCGCCGGTTTCAAGCGTGACCCGCACTTCCCGGCCGGTGTCATCGGCGGGCAGCTTGCAAACGTTTTCGGTGCCGGCTGCCCATGCGGCGAGCATGCCCCAGCCATTTTCGGGTACTTCGGCCCACTCGCCGTTGCGGGCGCCGTCGGGGACCTCGTCCCAGTTTGTTGGACTCATTGCGGGAATCCGAGCCCGTCAGCCGGCTGGAGCTACCCGCTGACAGGTGCCGGGTCCGCGAAGGCGTCCGGCTGATCGGCCAGCTTCTTGTTGAACGCCCGGCCCAGGAGGTCGCTGCCTTGCTCGCCGAAGAAGAGTTCGTCCGCGCGCTCCTCCAGTTCGCTTTGGGCGTCCACGCTATCAGGGTCATCGGCATCGATGTCTGCGGCATCAGCGGCGATCGATAGGATGCCGTCGGCCAGGGCATCGAGCCCGAACCAGCGGTAGCCGGCCACAGCGGCGGCGAGCTCATCCTCATCGAGAACCTGGATCCCGTGCAGCAGGCCTCCGTTCTGGGCGACGTTGTCCAGCATCAGCAGGTCATAGAGGGCCTGGTCCCCTTCAGACCGCGGACCCTCATAGTCGTAGTCCAGGGCTCTGTTCCACACTTCTTTTTCGCGCATTATCCCCAACCCCCTTAGCATTCGTAGCTACGGGCGGCCGCCGGCGGAAGCGGCCCCACGACCGAGCATAACGGTAGTCCGGGCGGAGGTGGAGAGCTCGACGCCAAGAAAATCGAACGGCTGGATCGAATCCGATTTATCCGCTCGCGCTGACCTCGAATTTTGAGTAAATACTGAGCTGGCGCAGACGCTGTCCTTGAGGGTGTTGGCCAAATACTGTCTGATAGCGCATTCCTGCGGCGGCACGGTCCTGACGCCCCTTGCCTGGACCATTCGCAGCTGTCTCTTCAGGTTGTGCTTAAACGGGGTGCGGGTAGCGTTGGGAAGAGCCTG
Encoded proteins:
- a CDS encoding NAD(P)-dependent alcohol dehydrogenase → MGNAAAVMTGLNSIEIQERPTPDPAPGQAVIRVEAVGVCGSDVAYYRYGKIGPFVVDGPFILGHEVAGEVVAVGEGVENVRIGDRVAVEPGTPDRSCEECRAGRYHLCPNLEFLATPPYDGALLQYLAMDARCYFPIPDSMSYEDGALIEPLSVGLWGCQRANLQAGDDVLITGVGPVGLLAAEAARALGAGSVTLTDISDYRLGIAADHGFMVEKSDASTSRTFDVLLECSGANGVLASALGRLHEAGRAAVIGIAKTEEVPLPLSILNWKEITISMVNRYNNTWPLGIALVSSGRINLEGLVTHSFSLPQTAGLSH
- a CDS encoding DUF5956 family protein, with the protein product MSPTNWDEVPDGARNGEWAEVPENGWGMLAAWAAGTENVCKLPADDTGREVRVTLETGGVTETRMEPFTVHDRQTIDESVEDYLRDAGVPAPPRGFVWLMRLPPGISSEEALSREINRGITAAAPGAVNPADIASIMLRIVDVLYGRD